Proteins from a genomic interval of Methanobacteriaceae archaeon:
- a CDS encoding alcohol dehydrogenase catalytic domain-containing protein, producing MKAAICTKYGPPEVLKIKEVEKPVPRDNELLIKVKATTVTSGDSRVRGFRVPLSFWLLAKIALGFRGPRKNILGADLAGEIESVGKDVKRFKEGNQVIAYPGHIGGAYAEYVCLNEDMAVAIKPVNLTYEKAAAVPFGGNTALHFIKQANIQKGQKVLIYGASAA from the coding sequence ATGAAAGCAGCCATATGCACAAAATACGGGCCACCGGAAGTTTTAAAGATTAAAGAAGTAGAAAAACCAGTTCCCAGGGATAATGAATTACTGATAAAAGTAAAAGCAACAACAGTTACATCAGGGGATTCCCGGGTGCGGGGTTTCAGGGTTCCTCTCTCTTTCTGGCTTCTTGCAAAAATAGCCCTTGGTTTTCGAGGACCCCGAAAAAATATACTTGGGGCAGACTTAGCAGGTGAAATTGAATCGGTAGGTAAAGATGTAAAACGTTTTAAGGAAGGGAACCAGGTTATTGCATATCCGGGCCATATTGGTGGTGCATATGCTGAGTATGTATGCCTAAATGAAGATATGGCCGTGGCAATCAAACCAGTGAATTTGACCTATGAAAAAGCAGCCGCCGTTCCATTTGGAGGCAATACTGCCTTGCATTTTATAAAACAGGCTAACATCCAGAAAGGACAAAAAGTCCTTATTTACGGTGCTTCAGCAGCGTAG
- a CDS encoding EFR1 family ferrodoxin (N-terminal region resembles flavodoxins. C-terminal ferrodoxin region binds two 4Fe-4S clusters.) has protein sequence MYRKNKKFYATEDCNNCGLCEEMCPSEVIQKENGKPVWIEEKWSHCSGCINRCSTKAIQYGNSTIKRGRYLNPNVKFS, from the coding sequence ATTTATCGCAAAAATAAAAAGTTTTATGCCACAGAAGATTGCAATAACTGCGGATTATGTGAGGAAATGTGCCCTTCAGAAGTGATCCAGAAAGAAAATGGTAAACCAGTATGGATAGAAGAAAAATGGAGCCATTGCAGTGGGTGTATAAATCGCTGCTCAACCAAAGCAATTCAATATGGTAACTCAACCATCAAAAGGGGACGTTATTTGAATCCAAATGTGAAATTTAGTTAG
- a CDS encoding alpha/beta fold hydrolase yields MEITDFKFPVGYHNFHKDPLFNYQLNRWYSWGYARLEDMVKVGPKINNVEDWKNEMVKLAERALQEDRLINAAFYYRAAEFYTFVDDHDKEILYDKFSDLFYSLFENEGLKRFKVPYEDGFLPVIKISPSGENKGTIVLHGGFDSYIEEFYSWMRYFSSHGYEVIGFEGPGQGAALKKYGIPLDIQWEKPTQAVLDYLNLDDVTLIGLSMGGWFCLRAAAFEPRIKRVIAQGHAIDYFKVPNILAQWMMTCFLKIFPGSVNKMTLKNIKKGNMGMWSTSNLMYITDKNVPVDAMKYAFQMNQENIHSEMIKQDVLILSGKDDHFIGVKLHQKQVNALTNARSVTGKIFTKEDRAQNHCQVGNTELALETMLKWIEQC; encoded by the coding sequence ATGGAAATAACAGACTTTAAATTCCCAGTAGGGTACCATAACTTTCACAAAGATCCATTATTTAATTATCAGTTGAACCGCTGGTATTCATGGGGGTACGCCAGGTTAGAAGATATGGTAAAGGTTGGTCCAAAGATAAATAATGTTGAAGATTGGAAAAATGAAATGGTAAAACTGGCTGAAAGAGCCCTTCAGGAAGATAGGTTGATAAATGCAGCGTTTTATTATCGAGCAGCGGAATTCTACACTTTTGTCGATGATCATGATAAAGAAATATTATATGATAAGTTCAGTGATCTTTTCTATAGTTTGTTTGAAAATGAGGGATTAAAAAGATTTAAAGTACCCTATGAAGACGGATTTTTACCAGTAATAAAAATATCACCAAGTGGGGAGAATAAAGGCACTATAGTTCTGCATGGGGGATTTGATTCTTATATCGAGGAATTCTATTCCTGGATGAGATATTTTTCCAGCCATGGATATGAGGTCATTGGTTTTGAAGGCCCTGGGCAGGGAGCGGCTCTGAAAAAATATGGAATTCCCCTGGATATCCAATGGGAAAAACCCACCCAAGCAGTTCTGGACTATTTAAATTTAGATGACGTTACTTTAATTGGATTATCAATGGGAGGATGGTTTTGTCTTAGAGCAGCAGCATTTGAACCAAGAATAAAAAGAGTTATTGCCCAGGGACATGCTATTGATTATTTTAAGGTTCCAAATATCCTGGCTCAATGGATGATGACTTGCTTTCTTAAAATTTTCCCGGGTTCTGTAAATAAAATGACCTTAAAAAATATAAAAAAAGGAAATATGGGGATGTGGAGTACCAGTAACCTGATGTACATCACAGATAAAAATGTGCCCGTAGATGCCATGAAGTACGCTTTCCAGATGAACCAGGAGAATATTCATTCAGAAATGATTAAACAGGATGTATTGATATTATCCGGAAAGGACGATCACTTTATTGGAGTTAAACTACACCAAAAACAAGTTAATGCATTAACTAATGCAAGATCGGTTACTGGTAAGATTTTTACAAAAGAAGATCGGGCTCAAAATCACTGCCAGGTAGGTAACACAGAACTGGCGCTGGAAACTATGTTAAAATGGATTGAACAGTGTTAA
- a CDS encoding DUF1801 domain-containing protein: MPPRKKFKTIDEYIAEFPEDIQEILENMRKVIQKAVPEAKETINYGMPTFKLYGNLVHFAAYKKHIGFCPAPSGIEAFKEEISEYKSSKGAVQFPLDEPIPYDLVEKIVIFRVKENLMKKS; this comes from the coding sequence ATGCCCCCCAGAAAAAAATTCAAAACTATAGATGAATATATTGCAGAATTTCCCGAAGATATACAGGAAATCTTAGAAAATATGCGAAAAGTCATCCAGAAAGCAGTCCCTGAAGCAAAAGAGACCATAAATTACGGTATGCCCACTTTCAAGCTTTATGGCAACCTGGTGCATTTTGCGGCCTACAAAAAGCATATAGGATTTTGTCCAGCGCCTTCTGGGATTGAAGCATTTAAAGAAGAGATATCCGAATATAAAAGCTCAAAAGGTGCTGTGCAATTCCCCCTGGATGAACCAATCCCTTATGATCTGGTGGAGAAGATTGTTATTTTTCGGGTAAAAGAAAACTTGATGAAAAAAAGTTAA
- a CDS encoding zinc-binding dehydrogenase, whose product MCSTANIDLMKSLGANKVIDYTKEDFTQKGEKYDVILDAVGMASFSGCMGSLKKKGTYLQVVAAPATSIRMRLTGLTSKKTLIGGTAIPQTENLIFLQELIENGDIQPVIDRTYPMEQIVEAHRYVDQGHKKGNVVINIE is encoded by the coding sequence GTGTGCAGTACGGCAAATATTGATTTGATGAAATCATTGGGAGCCAATAAGGTGATTGATTACACTAAAGAGGATTTCACCCAAAAAGGTGAAAAATATGATGTGATTCTTGACGCAGTGGGTATGGCTTCGTTTTCTGGTTGTATGGGATCCTTAAAGAAGAAAGGAACTTATCTTCAAGTTGTGGCTGCACCGGCCACCAGTATTAGAATGCGATTAACTGGATTAACCAGCAAAAAGACACTGATTGGTGGCACAGCAATTCCCCAGACTGAAAACTTAATTTTCCTCCAAGAACTTATTGAAAATGGAGATATACAACCAGTCATTGATAGAACCTATCCTATGGAACAAATTGTAGAGGCCCACCGGTACGTGGATCAAGGACACAAAAAGGGAAATGTTGTAATAAATATAGAATAA
- a CDS encoding class I SAM-dependent methyltransferase, producing MNKIPSKSIADHDKWAGDYDYLSCELENHAHELIFGLVFEYINKGEKLLDLGIGTGLASSLFHKAGLKIYGLDNSKEMLNICRNKNLAYDLKLFDLKKSTIPYDNQLFDQVIAVGVFHFFKDLERFFKESHRILKEQGIFSFTVKDSDTFISCDVDEEYNLTIYGHSEEYIAKLIQEYDFELLKSLKFQTFKDLSKNESLSFKAYVLKK from the coding sequence ATGAACAAAATTCCTTCAAAATCCATTGCAGATCATGATAAGTGGGCTGGAGATTACGATTATCTATCCTGTGAATTGGAAAACCATGCCCATGAATTAATTTTTGGATTGGTTTTCGAATATATTAATAAAGGAGAAAAGCTGCTGGATCTAGGAATTGGAACTGGCCTGGCCTCATCATTATTTCATAAAGCGGGTTTAAAGATTTATGGGCTGGATAATTCCAAAGAAATGCTGAATATTTGTCGGAACAAAAACCTAGCCTATGATCTTAAATTATTTGACTTAAAAAAAAGCACCATTCCATATGATAACCAATTATTTGATCAAGTTATTGCTGTGGGAGTTTTCCACTTTTTCAAAGACTTGGAACGATTTTTTAAGGAATCCCACCGGATTCTTAAAGAACAGGGCATCTTTAGTTTCACAGTTAAAGATTCTGACACATTTATATCCTGTGATGTAGATGAAGAATATAATTTGACAATTTATGGGCATTCTGAGGAATATATAGCAAAATTAATCCAGGAATATGATTTTGAACTCCTGAAAAGTTTAAAGTTTCAAACTTTTAAAGACCTATCAAAAAATGAATCTTTATCCTTTAAAGCTTATGTTTTAAAGAAATAA
- a CDS encoding NAD(P)-dependent alcohol dehydrogenase, whose product MKAILYTKYGPPDVLELSEVEKPIPNDNEVLIKVHATTVHRGDTRMRSLNIPGPHWQLIFARIFLGIRKPKRAILGMELSGKIEAVGKNVTLFKEGDEIFASTVWSGFGGYAEYKCMPEDGALAIKPINMTFEEAATIPSGGITSLGIIRMANIQNGQKVLIYGASGSVGTFAVQIAKSLGAEVTGVCSTTNLEMVKFMGADKVIDYTKEDFTQNSEKYDVIFDTVAKIPPKQAKKSLKKTGIYLNVHTSSEKIKTKDAIHLLKDLKELIEAGKIKAVIDKRYILDEIIEAHRYVDKGHKKGNVVITVEHDN is encoded by the coding sequence ATGAAAGCTATCTTATACACAAAATATGGGCCACCGGATGTTCTTGAACTGTCAGAGGTAGAAAAACCTATTCCTAATGATAATGAAGTGCTAATAAAAGTTCATGCCACAACAGTACACCGAGGGGATACCAGAATGCGTAGTTTAAATATTCCTGGCCCTCACTGGCAATTAATCTTTGCACGGATATTTTTGGGGATTAGAAAACCAAAAAGAGCAATATTGGGGATGGAGTTATCTGGGAAAATTGAAGCTGTTGGAAAAAATGTGACCCTCTTTAAAGAAGGAGACGAAATTTTTGCATCAACAGTTTGGTCTGGTTTTGGAGGATATGCCGAGTACAAATGTATGCCTGAAGACGGAGCACTGGCCATAAAACCTATCAATATGACCTTTGAGGAAGCTGCCACCATTCCTTCTGGGGGAATTACAAGCTTGGGCATTATTCGAATGGCAAATATCCAGAATGGACAGAAAGTTCTTATTTATGGTGCTTCAGGTAGCGTGGGAACATTTGCCGTACAGATTGCCAAGTCCCTGGGAGCAGAAGTTACCGGGGTTTGCAGTACCACTAATTTAGAAATGGTAAAATTCATGGGAGCTGATAAGGTAATTGATTACACTAAAGAGGATTTTACCCAAAATAGTGAGAAATATGATGTTATATTTGATACTGTAGCTAAGATTCCTCCTAAACAGGCTAAAAAATCTCTGAAGAAAACCGGAATCTATCTCAATGTTCATACTTCTTCAGAAAAAATAAAGACTAAAGATGCAATACACCTTCTCAAAGACCTTAAAGAGCTTATTGAAGCGGGAAAGATAAAAGCAGTTATTGATAAACGATATATTCTAGATGAAATTATCGAAGCCCATCGGTATGTTGATAAAGGACATAAAAAGGGGAATGTGGTCATAACTGTGGAACATGATAATTAA
- a CDS encoding TetR/AcrR family transcriptional regulator, whose amino-acid sequence MAEQLFLEKGYENTMVRDIVKKAGVAQGTFYYYFKSKEAILDEITDKYINIIVESMEKISKEEDLNALEKLVKIFQFSFSFRNDTRSIMQYVHEEKNVQFHRKFEQRIPLQTVGPLARIFKQGVGEGIFNTPYPEDAAKAFNGISAMVLQGIDSADHNSEEFRRKFMAIFDFTERILGTESGVIINAFREKSFLYF is encoded by the coding sequence ATAGCTGAACAATTATTTCTCGAGAAAGGCTACGAGAATACCATGGTCAGAGACATTGTTAAAAAAGCGGGTGTGGCTCAGGGTACTTTCTACTATTATTTCAAATCTAAAGAAGCAATTCTGGATGAAATAACTGATAAATATATCAATATAATCGTTGAATCTATGGAAAAAATATCAAAAGAGGAGGATTTAAACGCCCTAGAAAAACTGGTTAAAATATTTCAGTTTTCATTTTCCTTTAGAAATGATACGAGAAGTATAATGCAGTATGTTCATGAGGAAAAGAACGTTCAATTTCATCGTAAATTCGAGCAAAGGATTCCTCTTCAAACAGTAGGACCATTAGCTCGTATATTTAAACAGGGTGTTGGGGAGGGGATTTTCAACACCCCATACCCAGAAGATGCGGCCAAAGCATTTAATGGAATTTCAGCCATGGTTCTGCAGGGAATAGATAGTGCTGATCATAATTCAGAGGAATTCAGAAGGAAATTTATGGCAATTTTCGATTTTACTGAACGAATTTTGGGCACAGAAAGTGGGGTTATCATCAATGCTTTTCGTGAAAAAAGTTTTCTATACTTTTAA
- a CDS encoding flavodoxin translates to MNLKEEKSLIAYFSHAGNNYIGGKIVNLPIGNTEILANMIQEITGADLFHIDPVNPYPEDYTETTEVAQKELHEDARPEISNHVENMDDYGVIFLCYPNWWGTMPLPVFTFLEEYDFSGKTIIPFCTHEGSGLGHSAKDIAKLCPKTTILDGLALHGARVSDAKNNLMNWLSKLG, encoded by the coding sequence ATGAATTTAAAAGAAGAAAAATCTTTGATAGCCTATTTTTCACATGCAGGCAATAACTATATTGGTGGAAAGATTGTGAATCTGCCCATTGGTAACACTGAAATATTGGCCAATATGATTCAGGAAATAACTGGGGCTGATCTTTTCCATATTGATCCTGTAAATCCTTATCCAGAAGATTATACCGAAACCACAGAGGTGGCACAAAAAGAACTGCATGAGGATGCCAGGCCCGAGATTTCTAATCATGTAGAAAATATGGATGATTATGGTGTGATATTCTTGTGTTATCCTAACTGGTGGGGAACCATGCCTCTGCCAGTTTTTACATTCCTGGAAGAATATGACTTTTCTGGGAAAACCATTATTCCTTTTTGTACACATGAAGGGAGTGGTTTAGGCCACAGTGCAAAAGATATTGCAAAACTTTGCCCCAAAACAACGATTTTAGATGGATTGGCACTACATGGTGCTCGTGTAAGTGATGCAAAAAACAATCTTATGAACTGGTTGAGTAAATTGGGATAG
- a CDS encoding flavodoxin family protein has protein sequence MEKNDNEIKDSLPKKVLLVLYSYHHQNTEQIAKVFSEVLDAEIKTPQQINPEELQEYDLVGFGSGIYSAKHDESLLELADSLPQVMDKKAFLFSTAGITGKSKKTKDHRTIREKLESKGYTIVDEFQCKGFNTNSFLKLFGGMNKGRPNAKDLKNAEEFAVKIT, from the coding sequence ATGGAAAAAAATGATAATGAAATAAAAGATTCTTTGCCGAAGAAAGTTCTACTGGTATTGTATTCGTACCATCATCAAAACACCGAACAGATAGCTAAAGTCTTTTCAGAAGTTCTTGATGCAGAAATAAAAACGCCGCAGCAAATTAACCCTGAAGAACTTCAAGAATATGATCTGGTGGGTTTTGGCTCAGGTATTTACAGTGCAAAACATGACGAATCTCTGCTTGAGCTTGCAGATTCGCTACCCCAAGTCATGGATAAGAAAGCATTCCTTTTTTCAACTGCAGGTATTACGGGAAAATCCAAAAAAACCAAAGATCACCGCACTATTAGGGAAAAACTGGAATCAAAAGGTTACACCATTGTTGATGAATTTCAATGTAAAGGATTCAACACCAATAGTTTTCTCAAGCTCTTTGGGGGAATGAATAAAGGCAGGCCTAATGCCAAAGACCTTAAAAATGCAGAAGAATTTGCGGTGAAGATAACGTAG
- a CDS encoding glycosyltransferase, translated as MKILLPVIGVRGDVQVFLALAKALSNEGNQVTVALNKQFEQLAKSYGLNCYSLEGKLDDGVNELQEIMRAKTTMEAAKLGTNFFFKGVREQTKILQDLCPGHDLIVGYGSFGLAEADKANKPFISVVIDPTMAEKKFSKNMRLNMGLIAEKIALYFLMGRKYEQFRKEIGAPPSSQSRNPQLILLPMSQHVIKKNDNWTVRNLISGYWYLNTSSSYSPPKELQKFIQKGKKPVFISFGSAGWSEEDSISFMKLLFEAVKEAEERAIILNTESYAGEIPDHIYLVQEIPYDWLFNHVSCVVHHCGLGTTSEVLKAGLPSIPVPYMLDQFAWAERIHSLGVATRPMPRKELTVEKMSKAITETLDNSSIIENAENLALKIREEDGLNSSVRAIKSIINKTGK; from the coding sequence ATGAAGATACTCTTACCAGTTATTGGTGTGCGAGGTGACGTACAAGTCTTTCTTGCTCTGGCAAAAGCACTAAGTAATGAGGGAAATCAAGTAACAGTAGCTCTAAATAAGCAATTCGAGCAATTAGCTAAATCTTATGGGCTTAATTGTTATTCTCTTGAAGGCAAACTTGATGACGGAGTAAATGAATTGCAGGAGATAATGAGGGCAAAAACCACCATGGAAGCAGCAAAACTGGGGACGAACTTTTTTTTCAAAGGAGTTAGAGAGCAAACAAAAATACTACAGGATCTATGCCCAGGTCATGATTTGATTGTTGGCTATGGTAGTTTTGGTTTAGCTGAAGCTGATAAAGCCAACAAACCTTTTATCAGCGTGGTTATCGATCCCACCATGGCGGAGAAGAAATTTTCCAAAAACATGAGATTAAACATGGGATTAATTGCCGAAAAAATCGCCCTGTATTTCCTGATGGGGAGAAAATATGAACAATTCAGGAAAGAAATCGGTGCTCCTCCCTCCAGCCAATCAAGAAACCCTCAATTGATACTTTTACCAATGAGTCAGCATGTAATTAAGAAAAATGATAACTGGACAGTCAGAAACTTAATTTCTGGTTATTGGTACTTGAACACATCTTCCAGCTATTCTCCACCGAAAGAACTTCAGAAATTCATTCAAAAGGGCAAAAAACCTGTATTCATTAGCTTTGGATCTGCAGGTTGGAGTGAAGAAGATAGTATTTCTTTTATGAAGCTTCTTTTTGAAGCTGTCAAGGAAGCAGAAGAAAGGGCTATTATTTTGAATACAGAAAGTTATGCTGGGGAAATACCAGATCATATTTATTTGGTTCAAGAGATTCCATATGATTGGTTATTTAACCATGTTTCGTGCGTTGTTCATCATTGCGGTCTGGGAACAACTTCTGAAGTTCTAAAAGCAGGCCTTCCTTCTATTCCAGTGCCATATATGCTTGACCAGTTTGCCTGGGCCGAGAGGATTCATTCTCTGGGGGTTGCAACGCGCCCTATGCCTAGAAAGGAGCTTACTGTGGAAAAAATGTCTAAGGCAATTACAGAAACTCTGGATAATTCATCTATAATTGAAAATGCTGAGAATTTAGCCCTTAAAATACGCGAAGAAGATGGTTTGAATAGTTCAGTAAGGGCAATAAAATCTATAATAAATAAAACTGGAAAATAA